A single genomic interval of Gallus gallus isolate bGalGal1 chromosome 10, bGalGal1.mat.broiler.GRCg7b, whole genome shotgun sequence harbors:
- the OR6B1 gene encoding olfactory receptor family 6 subfamily B member 1 isoform X1 translates to MEEKNSTQINIFLLLGFPGLMDLKVLLFIVLLLTYIVTVVENVLIISLIKANHELCKPMYFFLGQLSFIEVWYISVTVPKLLANFIAEDRSISFAGCMTQLYFFISFMCTECVLLSAMAYDRYVAICQPLHYLFIMTYQMCVCLIALSWFTGFTVSLIKISFISQLEFCGSHVINHFFCDISPVLNLACTDMSVAEMVDFVLALFILLVPLSITVVSYLLIITTILHIPTTQSKKKAFSTCASHLTVVVIFFSATLFMYARPKKISSYDMNKLVSAVYAIVTPMLNPFIYCLRNQELKRAFKKTLSVKITVSEVSRTIPSIQM, encoded by the coding sequence ATGGAGGAGAAGAATTCCACCCAAATCAACATCTTTCTCTTGCTAGGATTCCCAGGCCTTATGGACTTGAAGGTATTGCTCTTCATAGTATTGCTGCTGACATACATTGTAACGGTTGTGGAGAATGTGCTCATCATTTCCCTGATCAAAGCAAACCATGAACTCTGCAAACCCATGTATTTCTTTCTTGGTCAGCTGTCTTTCATTGAGGTCTGGTACATCTCTGTCACTGTCCCCAAACTCCTGGCAAATTTCATTGCAGAAGACAGGAGCATTTCCTTTGCTGGATGCATGACCCAActctatttcttcatttctttcatgtGCACTGAATGTGTCCTTCTCTCTGCCATGGCGTACGATCGCTATGTGGCCATCTGTCAACCACTGCACTATCTCTTCATCATGACGTACCAAATGTGCGTATGCCTGATAGCTCTCTCCTGGTTCACTGGGTTCACTGTGTCCTTGATCAAGATTTCCTTCATCTCTCAGTTGGAGTTCTGTGGTTCCCATGTTATTAACCATTTCTTCTGTGACATCAGCCCAGTGCTAAACCTTGCCTGCACTGATATGTCAGTGGCAGAGATGGTGGACTTTGTGTTGGCCTTGTTCATCCTGCTCGTTCCCCTCTCCATCACGGTTGTCTCCTACCTATTAATTATCACAACAATCCtgcacatccccaccacccaaAGTAAGAAGAAAGCCTTCTCTACATGTGCTTCCCACTTAACTGTGGTCgtcattttcttctcagccACTCTCTTCATGTATGCGCGGCCCAAGAAAATCTCTTCTTATGATATGAATAAACTTGTGTCAGCTGTGTATGCTATTGTCACACCCATGTTAAATCCTTTCATTTACTGCCTGAGGAATCAGGAACTGAAgagagcatttaaaaaaactctctcagtaaaaatcACTGTCTCTGAAGTCTCCAGAACCATTCCTTCCATCCAAATGTAA